One part of the Terrimicrobium sacchariphilum genome encodes these proteins:
- a CDS encoding PQQ-dependent sugar dehydrogenase, whose translation MQPWQLPLRHAAIFLLLGCGLASAQQGDVVETAAAKFRVETIADGMTNPWAIAKLPDGRFLITERPGRLRIVENGKLLPDPVEGVPEVWAKGQGGLLDVVLHPDYAKNGWIYLSFSKPLPKGALTSVIRARLKDNRLVDQETIFDPPADEATGAGVHFGCKLTFDKEGHLFFSIGDRGDVTNPTNNAQRVDNVKGKIHRVMDDGSIPADNPYANTPGARPTIWCNGNRNPQGLIYDLPSGILWETEHGPKGGDELNIIRKGLNYGWPTITYGINYSGTPITDHTSQDGMEQPITYWTPSLGACGLTVYHGDKFPQWEGNIFAGALALTKIVRVKLDGQKVIEQEDILKGTGRIRDLRVFDDGYLYVVYDNPGKVVRLLPAN comes from the coding sequence ATGCAGCCTTGGCAACTCCCCTTGCGTCACGCGGCGATTTTCCTCCTTCTTGGGTGCGGCCTCGCCTCAGCCCAGCAGGGAGACGTGGTGGAAACCGCCGCGGCAAAGTTCCGGGTCGAGACCATCGCCGATGGCATGACCAACCCCTGGGCCATCGCCAAGCTCCCCGATGGCCGCTTCCTCATCACCGAGCGCCCCGGCCGCCTGCGCATCGTGGAAAATGGCAAGCTCCTGCCCGATCCTGTCGAGGGCGTGCCCGAGGTCTGGGCCAAGGGCCAGGGCGGCCTGCTCGATGTCGTCCTGCATCCCGACTACGCAAAGAACGGCTGGATCTATCTCTCCTTCTCCAAGCCTCTGCCCAAAGGCGCGCTCACCTCGGTCATTCGCGCCAGGCTGAAAGACAACAGGCTCGTCGACCAGGAGACGATCTTCGATCCGCCCGCCGACGAAGCCACTGGGGCAGGCGTCCATTTCGGCTGCAAGCTCACGTTTGACAAGGAAGGCCATCTCTTTTTCTCCATTGGCGACCGCGGCGATGTCACCAATCCGACGAACAACGCCCAGCGCGTCGACAACGTGAAGGGCAAGATCCACCGGGTGATGGATGACGGCAGCATCCCGGCCGACAACCCGTACGCCAACACCCCGGGCGCTCGCCCGACGATTTGGTGCAATGGCAACCGCAACCCGCAGGGCCTCATCTACGACCTGCCCTCCGGCATTCTCTGGGAGACCGAGCACGGCCCCAAGGGCGGTGATGAGCTCAACATCATCCGCAAAGGCCTGAACTACGGCTGGCCGACCATCACCTACGGCATCAATTACAGCGGCACCCCGATCACCGACCATACCAGCCAGGACGGAATGGAGCAGCCCATTACGTACTGGACTCCGTCCCTCGGCGCGTGCGGCCTCACGGTTTACCACGGCGACAAGTTTCCCCAATGGGAGGGCAACATCTTCGCTGGAGCCCTCGCCCTCACCAAAATCGTGCGGGTGAAACTCGACGGCCAGAAAGTCATCGAGCAGGAGGACATCCTCAAGGGCACGGGCCGCATCCGCGATCTGCGCGTTTTTGACGACGGTTATCTCTACGTCGTTTACGACAATCCCGGAAAGGTCGTCCGCCTCCTCCCGGCAAACTAA
- a CDS encoding c-type cytochrome, giving the protein MRLHIALLSCIFPMVVVADELETQLVAGAGVYEMNCAQCHVAGKGGPTAPALIGTAIVKGPAKAIIEVVLKGQTGKVVVDGKPFNGQMPAFDYLTDEEIASVVAYIRKQFGEVGEVVPVQTVTDARPK; this is encoded by the coding sequence ATGCGGCTCCACATTGCACTGCTTTCCTGCATTTTCCCCATGGTCGTCGTCGCGGATGAGCTGGAAACCCAATTGGTTGCCGGGGCGGGAGTCTATGAGATGAATTGTGCGCAGTGCCACGTCGCCGGCAAGGGCGGTCCGACCGCCCCGGCCCTCATCGGGACGGCTATCGTCAAGGGGCCGGCGAAGGCGATCATCGAGGTGGTCCTGAAAGGCCAGACCGGCAAGGTGGTGGTGGACGGCAAGCCTTTCAACGGGCAGATGCCAGCCTTTGATTACCTGACGGATGAGGAAATAGCCTCCGTCGTGGCCTATATCCGCAAGCAGTTTGGCGAGGTGGGAGAGGTCGTGCCGGTGCAGACCGTGACCGACGCGCGGCCCAAATAG
- a CDS encoding type II secretion system protein encodes MKTTRRGFTLIELLVTISIIAVLAVLGLAALFRSQRSAEQADSTAQLRTMAQAVISYAGEHDGTLPGPLWPGQVMLYDPAREGRLVREVGEYLSFEKRPTAYVVESLIPKSYRRAMKGTNLGDARIYVMNTAVEVNGTTVNPFGNLPTDPAQPSLKLVTVASLPEDERWIMKEADQHVPEVAGAAWRANTPSAPVHGSMRAAARFDGSVNWEKAE; translated from the coding sequence ATGAAAACCACGCGGCGGGGATTCACACTTATCGAGCTGCTGGTCACGATCAGCATCATCGCGGTATTGGCCGTTCTCGGGCTGGCGGCGCTGTTCCGCAGCCAGCGCTCCGCCGAGCAGGCCGACTCCACCGCGCAGCTTCGCACCATGGCGCAGGCCGTTATTTCCTATGCGGGCGAGCACGATGGCACCCTGCCCGGCCCTCTCTGGCCCGGCCAGGTCATGCTCTACGATCCCGCCCGCGAGGGTCGTCTCGTGCGGGAGGTCGGCGAGTATCTTTCCTTTGAAAAGCGCCCGACCGCCTACGTAGTCGAGTCGCTCATTCCCAAGTCCTACCGCCGCGCAATGAAAGGCACAAACCTCGGCGACGCCCGCATCTACGTGATGAACACCGCCGTGGAGGTCAACGGAACGACGGTCAACCCCTTCGGCAATCTCCCCACCGATCCCGCCCAGCCCTCGCTGAAACTCGTCACCGTCGCCTCGCTTCCCGAGGACGAACGCTGGATTATGAAGGAAGCCGATCAGCACGTCCCCGAAGTAGCCGGAGCCGCCTGGCGGGCCAATACCCCGTCGGCTCCTGTCCATGGCTCGATGCGGGCGGCCGCGCGATTCGACGGCAGCGTAAACTGGGAAAAGGCGGAATAG
- the leuS gene encoding leucine--tRNA ligase, translating into MAVQRKQFPFSEFEPKWQQRWLDEGAFRAANPGEPGFDANKPKYYVLDMFPYPSGEGLHVGHVEGYTATDIIARFKRLRGFNVLHPMGWDAFGLPAEQFAIKTGQHPRVTTERNVDRFRAQLQSIGFSYDWEREISTTDPKYFRWTQWIFLKLYNSWFNPETQKAEPIETYKGEDADSVRLAYVSEQPVNWCPALGTVLANEEVIDGKSEVGGHPVERRPLRQWVLRITAFAERLINELDGLDWPEGIKLLQKNWIGRSEGASVTFGLEGASETIEVFTTRPDTLFGASYLVLAPEHTLVDQITTAEQRDAVEAYKRQVASKSDLERTELAKEKTGVFTGAYAINPVNGARIPIWTADYVLTGYGTGAIMAVPAHDERDWEFATKFQLPIIPVVAPADGSQPDTSAVFVGEGIAINSAPIEGLPTKEAKARITAWLEEKGIGHGTINYKLRDWLFSRQRYWGEPFPILWEDGRHRALPEAELPLAQPEMEDFKPTGSPEPPLSKATDWVQYSEKARRETNTMPQWAGSCWYYLRFCDPLNPERFVGTDAENYWMDAGKPGGVDLYVGGTEHAVLHLLYARFWHKVLFDLGYISTREPFQRLVNQGMILGPDEQKMSKSRGNVVNPDSVISEYGADSLRLYEMFMGPLEQSKPWSMKGVEGVYRFLGRVWRLAMEETQEGDWAISPALVEADLTPAQLRVVHATIKKVTEDIDGFAFNTAISQMMVCTNEFVNASPRPVAVLRTLLVLLSPFAPHIADELWALLAAKFSGFHGRASSQAWPVWNEEYLAVSEAEYVVQVNGKLRDRLVVPKDAPQAEIEAAALALEKVKESLTGKTVVKIIIVPNKLINIVAK; encoded by the coding sequence ATGGCTGTTCAACGCAAGCAATTTCCCTTTTCCGAATTCGAACCGAAGTGGCAGCAGCGCTGGCTGGACGAGGGCGCGTTCCGCGCGGCCAATCCCGGCGAGCCCGGCTTCGACGCCAACAAGCCCAAGTACTACGTGCTCGATATGTTCCCGTACCCGAGCGGCGAGGGCCTGCACGTCGGCCACGTCGAGGGCTACACCGCCACCGACATCATCGCGCGGTTCAAGCGCCTCCGCGGCTTCAACGTCCTCCACCCCATGGGCTGGGACGCCTTCGGCCTCCCCGCCGAGCAGTTTGCCATCAAGACGGGCCAGCACCCGCGCGTAACGACCGAGCGCAACGTCGACCGCTTCCGCGCCCAGCTCCAGTCCATCGGCTTCAGCTACGACTGGGAGCGCGAGATCAGCACGACTGATCCGAAGTACTTCCGCTGGACGCAGTGGATCTTCCTCAAGCTCTACAACTCGTGGTTCAACCCCGAGACGCAGAAAGCCGAACCGATCGAGACCTACAAGGGTGAGGACGCAGATTCCGTGCGTCTCGCCTACGTGAGCGAACAGCCGGTGAACTGGTGCCCCGCTCTCGGCACCGTGCTGGCCAATGAAGAGGTCATCGACGGCAAGAGCGAGGTCGGCGGCCATCCCGTAGAGCGTCGTCCGCTCCGCCAGTGGGTGCTGCGCATCACGGCTTTCGCAGAACGCCTGATCAATGAACTCGACGGCCTCGACTGGCCCGAAGGCATCAAGCTGCTCCAGAAAAACTGGATTGGCCGCTCCGAGGGAGCGTCGGTCACGTTCGGCCTTGAGGGAGCCAGCGAGACCATCGAAGTTTTCACCACCCGCCCGGATACGCTCTTCGGCGCGAGCTACCTCGTGCTCGCTCCCGAGCACACGCTGGTCGACCAGATCACGACCGCCGAGCAGCGCGACGCCGTGGAAGCCTACAAGCGCCAGGTCGCCTCAAAGTCCGACCTCGAGCGCACCGAGCTGGCCAAGGAAAAGACCGGTGTGTTCACCGGGGCCTATGCGATCAATCCGGTCAACGGCGCCCGCATTCCGATCTGGACCGCCGACTACGTACTGACTGGTTATGGCACCGGCGCGATTATGGCTGTCCCCGCGCACGACGAGCGCGACTGGGAGTTTGCCACCAAGTTCCAGCTCCCCATCATTCCAGTCGTCGCCCCGGCGGACGGCTCGCAGCCCGACACCAGCGCCGTCTTTGTCGGCGAAGGCATCGCCATCAACTCCGCCCCCATCGAGGGCCTGCCCACGAAGGAAGCAAAGGCCCGCATCACCGCGTGGCTGGAGGAGAAAGGCATCGGCCACGGCACAATCAACTACAAGCTTCGCGACTGGCTCTTCTCACGCCAGCGCTACTGGGGCGAGCCCTTCCCGATCCTGTGGGAGGATGGGCGTCACCGAGCCCTGCCCGAGGCCGAGCTCCCGCTCGCGCAGCCCGAGATGGAGGACTTCAAGCCGACCGGCTCGCCCGAGCCACCGCTCTCCAAGGCCACCGATTGGGTGCAGTATTCCGAGAAGGCCCGCCGCGAAACCAACACCATGCCGCAATGGGCTGGCTCTTGCTGGTATTACCTGCGCTTCTGCGATCCGCTCAACCCCGAGCGCTTCGTCGGTACCGATGCGGAGAACTACTGGATGGATGCGGGGAAGCCCGGCGGCGTCGACCTCTATGTCGGCGGCACCGAGCACGCCGTGCTGCACCTGCTTTACGCCCGCTTCTGGCACAAGGTGCTCTTCGACCTCGGCTACATATCGACCCGCGAACCCTTCCAGCGGCTGGTCAACCAGGGCATGATCCTCGGCCCGGACGAGCAGAAGATGTCCAAGAGCCGCGGCAACGTGGTCAACCCCGACAGCGTCATCTCCGAGTACGGCGCGGATTCGCTCCGCCTCTACGAGATGTTCATGGGACCGCTGGAGCAGTCCAAACCGTGGAGCATGAAGGGCGTCGAAGGCGTCTACCGCTTCCTCGGCCGCGTCTGGCGTCTCGCCATGGAGGAAACCCAGGAGGGCGACTGGGCGATCTCGCCCGCCCTCGTGGAGGCCGACCTCACCCCGGCCCAGCTTCGCGTCGTGCATGCCACAATCAAGAAGGTCACCGAGGACATCGACGGCTTTGCCTTCAACACCGCGATCTCGCAGATGATGGTCTGCACGAATGAATTCGTAAACGCCTCGCCGCGCCCCGTTGCGGTGCTGCGTACGCTCCTCGTGCTGCTCTCGCCCTTCGCCCCGCACATCGCCGACGAACTCTGGGCGCTCCTCGCGGCAAAATTCTCCGGATTCCATGGCCGTGCCTCCTCGCAGGCCTGGCCGGTGTGGAACGAGGAATACCTCGCTGTCAGCGAAGCCGAGTACGTTGTGCAGGTGAATGGCAAGCTCCGCGACCGCCTCGTCGTGCCCAAGGACGCCCCGCAGGCCGAGATCGAAGCTGCGGCGCTCGCCCTGGAGAAGGTTAAGGAAAGCCTTACCGGGAAGACCGTGGTGAAAATCATCATCGTCCCGAACAAGCTGATCAACATCGTCGCCAAATAG
- the rdgB gene encoding RdgB/HAM1 family non-canonical purine NTP pyrophosphatase, with translation MAETSLSENLANSGPYRLLVSTRNAHKVGEIRQILGSSFEVMDLSAAPQVPEVEETETTFEGNAMLKAVAASLVFDGWVIADDSGLEVDALNGAPGVYSARYAGENAGDKDNNRLLLENLDGVLDRRARFHCVIVLARGGRKLAAFDGTVEGRIIDAEDGAGGFGYDPLFIPEGYNQTFGVLPAEVKNALSHRAKALEKLCQWRGWY, from the coding sequence ATGGCAGAGACTTCCCTTTCTGAAAACCTCGCAAATTCAGGCCCCTACCGCCTGCTCGTTTCCACCCGCAACGCTCACAAGGTCGGCGAGATCCGGCAGATCCTCGGTAGTTCGTTCGAGGTCATGGACTTGTCCGCGGCTCCGCAGGTGCCGGAGGTGGAGGAAACCGAGACCACCTTTGAGGGAAATGCCATGTTGAAAGCCGTGGCCGCCTCGCTCGTCTTCGACGGCTGGGTGATCGCCGACGACTCCGGCCTGGAGGTCGACGCCCTCAATGGCGCGCCGGGTGTCTACTCCGCCCGCTACGCCGGGGAAAACGCCGGAGACAAGGACAACAACCGGCTCCTTTTGGAGAACCTCGACGGCGTCCTCGACCGGCGGGCGCGGTTCCATTGCGTGATCGTTCTGGCCCGAGGCGGGCGCAAACTGGCGGCTTTCGACGGAACGGTCGAGGGGCGAATCATCGATGCCGAGGACGGCGCGGGCGGCTTCGGGTACGATCCGCTCTTCATTCCGGAAGGTTACAACCAGACCTTCGGCGTCCTTCCCGCCGAGGTGAAAAACGCCCTGAGCCATCGTGCCAAGGCTCTCGAAAAACTGTGCCAGTGGCGCGGGTGGTATTGA
- a CDS encoding NAD(P)-dependent oxidoreductase, whose product MQTISFVGVGRMGRNMAHRLNELGYPIGGIYDVRPEAARELASEIGATATGSLAEATRLGDIIITVVTDDGAMRSIFGLSGESDHLLRHAGGKTFINCATVTPAVHQDVEKAASAAGAYALEACMASSITQARQGTLYLMVGGQKDVFLAVEPILQKLSSSLRYVGKAGEAAKVKALVNMVMNINTAGLAEGLGLGEALGLDLTMLREVFSQTGANSRVLETDGEDMQNREHSCYFSAAHAAKDSGIALELAGDLGLTLPLAEATKAQYDRMVALDLGELDKSGVAELTFRGRST is encoded by the coding sequence ATGCAGACCATTTCCTTTGTCGGCGTCGGCCGCATGGGCCGCAACATGGCTCATCGTCTCAATGAACTCGGCTATCCCATCGGCGGCATCTACGACGTCCGCCCAGAGGCGGCCCGAGAGCTGGCCAGTGAAATCGGCGCGACCGCAACCGGCTCACTAGCGGAAGCCACCCGACTAGGCGACATCATCATCACCGTCGTCACCGATGACGGCGCCATGCGCTCGATCTTCGGCTTGAGCGGCGAAAGCGACCATCTTCTCCGGCATGCTGGAGGCAAAACCTTTATTAATTGCGCCACCGTGACCCCGGCAGTGCATCAGGACGTCGAAAAGGCCGCCTCCGCCGCCGGAGCTTATGCCCTGGAAGCCTGCATGGCCTCCAGCATCACTCAAGCTCGACAGGGAACACTCTACCTCATGGTTGGCGGCCAAAAGGATGTCTTCCTAGCCGTCGAGCCGATCCTGCAAAAGCTCAGTTCCTCACTCCGCTATGTCGGCAAAGCCGGGGAAGCCGCCAAGGTAAAAGCCCTCGTCAACATGGTGATGAACATCAACACCGCCGGCCTCGCCGAAGGCCTCGGCCTGGGCGAGGCGCTCGGTCTCGATCTCACCATGCTCCGCGAAGTCTTCTCGCAAACCGGCGCAAACTCCCGGGTGCTGGAAACAGACGGCGAGGACATGCAAAACCGCGAGCACTCCTGTTACTTCTCCGCCGCCCACGCTGCCAAGGACTCGGGCATCGCCCTCGAACTGGCCGGTGATCTCGGCCTCACCCTCCCGCTCGCCGAAGCCACCAAGGCCCAATACGACCGCATGGTCGCCCTTGATCTCGGCGAACTCGACAAATCCGGCGTCGCCGAACTTACCTTCCGCGGGCGGAGCACCTGA
- a CDS encoding MBL fold metallo-hydrolase, producing the protein MKTIPLEDNFADVLSKARRGLGFDLFSVAQRAGIPEDRAAAVFDGHFDEEIVRALSPELGLCANRTAALGRGDYVPAPISLPGLAGYNTPFHDMMVNSYLVWDKASGKAVAFDTGTDIDDMLATLTEENLTLELILLTHSHGDHIYELDRLVEKTGAPAWIGEKEPVKGASTFAPGRVFEVGNLRVESRLTWGHSPGGITYVVTGLERSLAVVGDAIFAGSMGGGGVSYSDALRTNQEEILSLPDETIICPGHGPLTTVGEQKQNNPFFP; encoded by the coding sequence ATGAAAACCATCCCGCTCGAAGACAATTTTGCCGATGTCCTCTCCAAGGCTCGTCGCGGTCTTGGATTCGACCTGTTCTCTGTCGCTCAGCGCGCCGGGATTCCCGAAGATCGCGCCGCCGCCGTATTCGATGGTCATTTTGACGAGGAGATCGTCCGTGCGCTCTCGCCGGAACTGGGCCTCTGCGCCAATCGCACCGCCGCTCTCGGCCGGGGGGATTATGTACCCGCGCCGATCTCGCTGCCCGGCCTTGCCGGATACAATACGCCGTTTCACGATATGATGGTGAACTCCTACCTGGTGTGGGATAAGGCGTCGGGCAAAGCGGTCGCCTTCGACACCGGTACCGACATCGACGACATGCTCGCCACCCTCACGGAGGAGAACCTCACGCTCGAACTCATCCTGCTTACCCACTCGCACGGTGATCATATTTACGAACTCGACCGTCTCGTGGAAAAAACCGGAGCCCCCGCCTGGATCGGCGAAAAGGAACCCGTGAAGGGTGCCTCCACCTTCGCGCCTGGCCGAGTCTTCGAGGTCGGCAACCTTCGGGTGGAATCCCGACTCACCTGGGGACATTCGCCCGGAGGCATCACCTACGTGGTCACGGGCCTCGAACGTTCCCTCGCCGTCGTCGGCGACGCCATCTTTGCCGGGTCCATGGGCGGAGGTGGAGTTTCGTACTCTGACGCCCTCCGTACGAACCAGGAAGAGATTCTGTCTCTCCCTGACGAAACCATCATCTGTCCCGGGCACGGTCCGCTCACCACCGTGGGCGAGCAAAAGCAAAACAACCCATTCTTTCCCTAA
- a CDS encoding ATP-binding cassette domain-containing protein: MDASAQEPQSNRSRSKLEGIFLLASQAHAASRRMFRRLSGKPRTVAESPNLLPTLIKVFAAFARVDGEILEEEIDSSLGFLRYDYPDAVYSELRKLFRDALHEQQDLNAIAQKLSAELDDERKILLGVQLYDLISKAGLKQEQVIAYYSFMSQLGMAAQAIDIVYQLNANEQGDAGIYHQGASPLEAVSFGPQGSCDVALRGFQDHERILAYRYKELVILKNLSGRNLIVQGRVLKNGDLCRIFTGQRILIDDQVITHQDLVFYFNAKKNVATPQIFVAVNEDDEVRLEKNQSRDSCLQVTFGLGVKVTALKDVDAVLRDVRLTQGRTVDATLEDNIIFHNDSELDLGDLRRRARQYGGRFQLKASKSEYLVSNNPGLLHEDDILLSAGTGGDVLLKIYCDYDRKEGRVEVLQADRPIVVRGVPVRNYATLADGDTIRIDAGQVLRCNFTERLIEEERNIVRNLEVRDLVCRFRNSQVALDGISFSVQRGEMVCVMGASGAGKSTLMRSLSGTFAPAQGDVLFNGRSLYSNNDQLRKYVTYIPQHDAFDEHLTIEENLNFAAALRAPHLSRRERLRRIDSKLAELGLNERRNYVVGAAHKKTLSGGERKRLNIGLDMIGSADVYLFDEPTSGLSSKDSEHVIEIIRGMSHNKIVLVTIHQPTSKIFQMFNKAVLLDRGGKLVFFGTPQEMLKYFAEAEHQQHFGTEMGTCEACGTTRPEFIFDVLETPLRDLSGDIIFEENNRGQLVPARRYSPDYWRDKYEAYRLMKDVQQTTPPKDASPQLPSTSARRREPIRWREEWRQFVVLLKRAFLSKMRMPANLLMTILVAPALALLIGFVLRYNESGPYDFSSAYHIPTYLFLSLVVAMFLGLTNSVDDILRDRPVLLRERNLNVRIGYYVAGKALTLSVFALVQCALYTWIGDALLSVRGVYWIVFVAMFLTTVSGVAIGLVISSLVNESKTAVLVIPAVLIPQIILAGALIKYEEMNRNLDFVYTIEQWANRHPDAMSSTRSDLQVPLICEFMPMRWSYEALVFAQAKLNPLTSRQEIIQKQITELAANKNLTEPQEDRLEDLKDLLAIVSGLQGKNAKDIDRKLREVDNVIRGGPLDRAKFRGREKGVTAEQIYINQKVTDLISKAEMEQTDYRNDMPGRRHLNVFFGPVKEYLGIKVNMIWFNIGVLTLSTLVLFFALFLILNHQIRTRTV; encoded by the coding sequence ATGGACGCATCGGCCCAAGAACCCCAATCCAACCGCTCCCGCAGCAAGTTGGAGGGCATCTTTCTCCTTGCGTCCCAGGCACATGCCGCCAGTCGCCGCATGTTTCGTCGCCTCTCCGGAAAACCGCGCACCGTTGCGGAAAGCCCCAACCTTCTGCCGACCCTCATCAAGGTCTTTGCCGCCTTTGCCCGCGTCGATGGCGAGATCCTGGAAGAGGAAATCGACTCCAGCCTCGGCTTCCTGCGCTACGATTACCCGGATGCCGTCTACTCGGAACTGCGCAAGCTCTTCCGCGATGCGCTGCACGAGCAGCAGGATCTCAATGCCATCGCGCAGAAACTGAGCGCGGAGCTCGACGACGAGCGCAAGATCCTCCTCGGCGTCCAGCTTTACGACCTGATCTCCAAGGCGGGCCTCAAACAGGAGCAGGTCATCGCCTACTACTCCTTCATGTCGCAGCTCGGCATGGCGGCCCAGGCCATCGACATCGTTTACCAGCTCAATGCCAACGAGCAGGGCGACGCCGGGATTTACCACCAGGGCGCCTCGCCTCTCGAGGCGGTGAGCTTTGGTCCGCAGGGCAGTTGTGATGTGGCCTTGCGCGGATTCCAGGACCACGAACGCATCCTCGCCTACCGCTACAAGGAGCTCGTCATCCTGAAGAACCTCAGCGGCCGTAACCTCATCGTGCAGGGCCGCGTGCTCAAGAACGGCGACCTTTGCCGTATCTTCACCGGGCAGCGCATCCTCATCGACGACCAGGTCATTACCCACCAGGACCTCGTCTTTTATTTCAACGCCAAGAAAAACGTCGCCACGCCACAGATCTTCGTCGCAGTGAACGAGGACGACGAGGTGCGACTGGAGAAAAACCAATCCCGCGACTCCTGTCTCCAGGTCACATTCGGCCTCGGCGTGAAGGTCACCGCGCTCAAGGACGTTGATGCCGTGCTCCGCGACGTCCGCCTCACCCAGGGCCGCACCGTCGACGCCACCCTGGAGGACAACATCATCTTCCACAATGACAGCGAACTCGACCTCGGCGACCTTCGCCGCAGGGCGCGTCAATACGGCGGACGCTTCCAGCTCAAGGCCTCCAAGAGCGAGTACCTCGTCTCAAACAACCCCGGGCTGCTTCACGAGGACGACATCCTCCTCTCTGCCGGCACAGGCGGCGACGTGCTGCTGAAAATCTACTGTGACTACGACCGCAAGGAAGGCCGCGTGGAGGTGCTCCAGGCCGACCGTCCCATCGTCGTGCGCGGCGTGCCGGTGCGCAACTACGCCACGCTGGCCGATGGCGACACCATCCGCATCGACGCGGGCCAGGTGCTGCGCTGCAACTTCACCGAGCGCCTCATCGAGGAGGAGCGCAACATCGTTCGCAATCTCGAGGTGCGCGACCTCGTCTGCCGCTTCCGCAACAGCCAGGTCGCGCTCGATGGTATTTCCTTCTCCGTCCAGCGCGGCGAGATGGTCTGCGTGATGGGCGCGAGCGGCGCGGGCAAGAGCACGCTCATGCGCTCGCTTTCCGGCACCTTTGCCCCAGCCCAGGGAGACGTGCTTTTCAACGGACGTTCGCTGTACTCCAACAACGACCAGCTCCGCAAGTACGTCACCTACATCCCGCAGCACGACGCCTTTGACGAGCACCTCACCATCGAGGAAAACCTGAATTTCGCCGCCGCCCTTCGCGCGCCCCACCTCTCCCGCCGTGAGCGCCTCCGCCGCATCGACAGCAAGCTGGCGGAGCTCGGCCTCAACGAACGTCGCAACTACGTCGTCGGCGCCGCCCACAAGAAGACCCTCTCCGGCGGCGAGCGCAAGCGCCTCAATATCGGCCTCGACATGATCGGCTCGGCCGACGTGTACCTCTTCGACGAGCCCACCAGCGGCCTGTCGTCGAAGGACTCCGAACACGTCATCGAGATCATTCGCGGCATGTCGCACAACAAGATCGTCCTCGTGACGATCCACCAGCCGACATCGAAAATCTTCCAGATGTTCAACAAGGCCGTGCTCCTCGACCGCGGCGGCAAGCTGGTCTTTTTTGGAACGCCACAGGAAATGCTGAAGTACTTCGCCGAGGCGGAGCACCAGCAGCACTTCGGCACCGAGATGGGTACCTGCGAGGCCTGCGGCACGACGCGGCCGGAGTTCATCTTCGACGTTCTGGAGACTCCGCTGCGAGATCTCTCGGGCGACATTATTTTCGAGGAAAACAACCGCGGCCAGCTTGTGCCGGCCCGCCGTTATTCCCCGGACTACTGGCGCGACAAGTACGAGGCATATCGCCTCATGAAGGACGTCCAGCAGACGACTCCGCCCAAGGACGCTTCACCGCAACTCCCATCGACCAGCGCCCGCCGTCGCGAGCCAATTCGCTGGCGCGAGGAATGGCGGCAGTTCGTCGTCCTTCTGAAACGCGCCTTCCTGAGCAAGATGCGCATGCCCGCCAACCTGCTCATGACGATCCTCGTCGCCCCGGCGCTGGCGCTGCTCATCGGCTTCGTGCTTCGCTACAACGAGAGCGGACCGTACGATTTTTCCTCGGCCTACCACATCCCGACCTACCTCTTTCTCTCGCTGGTGGTGGCAATGTTCCTGGGCCTGACCAATAGCGTCGACGACATCCTCAGAGACCGGCCCGTGCTTCTGCGAGAACGAAACCTGAACGTGCGGATCGGCTATTACGTGGCGGGCAAGGCGCTCACGCTGTCCGTGTTTGCCCTCGTCCAGTGCGCCCTCTACACGTGGATCGGCGACGCGCTGCTCTCTGTGCGAGGCGTGTACTGGATCGTCTTCGTTGCGATGTTTCTCACCACCGTGAGCGGCGTGGCCATCGGCCTCGTCATCTCCTCGCTGGTGAATGAAAGCAAGACCGCCGTGCTCGTGATCCCCGCCGTGCTCATCCCGCAGATCATCCTTGCGGGCGCACTCATCAAGTACGAGGAGATGAACCGCAACCTCGACTTCGTCTATACGATCGAACAGTGGGCCAACCGTCACCCGGACGCGATGAGCTCCACCCGTAGCGATCTCCAGGTGCCGCTTATCTGCGAATTCATGCCGATGCGCTGGTCCTACGAGGCCCTTGTCTTCGCTCAGGCCAAGCTCAATCCTCTCACCAGCCGCCAGGAGATCATTCAGAAACAGATCACCGAACTCGCCGCCAACAAGAACCTGACAGAACCTCAGGAGGATCGACTCGAGGACTTGAAGGACCTGCTCGCCATCGTCTCCGGCCTCCAGGGAAAGAATGCGAAGGATATCGATCGCAAACTCCGCGAAGTCGACAATGTCATTCGCGGCGGCCCGCTCGACCGGGCAAAATTCCGCGGGCGCGAAAAGGGCGTCACAGCCGAACAGATCTATATCAACCAGAAGGTGACCGATCTCATTTCCAAAGCCGAGATGGAGCAGACCGACTATCGCAACGATATGCCGGGCCGCCGCCACCTCAACGTCTTCTTCGGGCCGGTGAAAGAGTATCTCGGCATCAAGGTCAACATGATCTGGTTCAACATCGGGGTGCTCACCCTGTCCACGCTGGTTCTGTTCTTCGCGCTTTTCCTCATCCTCAACCACCAAATCCGCACCCGTACGGTCTAG